The proteins below are encoded in one region of Haloterrigena turkmenica DSM 5511:
- a CDS encoding IclR family transcriptional regulator, giving the protein MSEDVPVKTAKKTLELIEMIGALDGATFADVMNEMSMPKSTAHDYLQTLLELGYIIEENGQYYLATKFMELGEKRRRRMKIYRSARPQIRKLAEETGEHASLMIEENGLGVLLDTAVGEHALQLEVFPGQRLPLTTMAPGKVILAYLPDEYVETILDEHGTPSPTENSITDRDRLYEELESIREQGYATDHEERIEGVRSIGVPIICGGTVRGAISIGGPVQRLTDDRMADELPTMLLETANVIEVNYTHS; this is encoded by the coding sequence ATGTCAGAGGATGTTCCGGTGAAGACGGCGAAAAAGACGCTCGAACTGATCGAGATGATCGGAGCGCTCGACGGAGCGACCTTCGCCGACGTGATGAACGAGATGTCGATGCCGAAGAGCACGGCTCACGATTACCTGCAGACGCTTCTCGAACTCGGCTACATTATCGAAGAAAACGGTCAGTACTACCTCGCGACGAAATTCATGGAGCTCGGCGAGAAGCGGCGTAGACGGATGAAGATCTACCGCTCTGCACGTCCACAGATCCGGAAGTTAGCCGAGGAAACCGGTGAACACGCCAGTTTGATGATCGAAGAGAACGGGCTCGGTGTCTTACTCGACACTGCAGTCGGAGAGCACGCGTTACAGCTCGAGGTGTTCCCCGGTCAGCGGCTGCCGCTCACGACGATGGCTCCCGGGAAGGTGATTCTCGCGTACCTGCCCGACGAGTACGTCGAAACGATCCTCGACGAACACGGCACCCCGTCTCCCACCGAGAACTCGATCACCGACCGCGACCGGCTCTACGAGGAACTCGAGTCCATTCGCGAGCAAGGGTATGCGACGGACCACGAAGAGCGGATCGAAGGGGTCCGCTCGATCGGGGTTCCCATCATCTGCGGCGGCACGGTCCGCGGCGCGATCAGCATCGGCGGTCCCGTCCAGCGGCTCACTGACGACCGAATGGCCGACGAACTGCCGACGATGCTCCTCGAGACGGCTAACGTCATCGAAGTCAACTACACGCACTCCTGA
- the rdfA gene encoding rod-determining factor RdfA, with the protein MNSDENETEFRTKVAKLIEKYNLEGTGDEFEQLWTASGDERRSLRELAEMFNKRILRSAIDESEMTPLSADVDDVYLRLQGEKGTSADRTRIRRRLEREGIDVETLQSDFVSYQAIRSFLKDDRNAEYNPSRDPIERDRESIQQLRNRTMLVTETKLEGLVKNDEITLGSHEITVDINVFCEDCGRQFDAIEVLDREGCECKR; encoded by the coding sequence ATGAATTCAGACGAGAACGAAACGGAGTTTCGGACGAAGGTGGCGAAACTCATCGAGAAATACAATCTCGAAGGGACCGGCGACGAGTTTGAGCAGTTGTGGACCGCGTCCGGAGACGAACGACGGAGTCTGCGAGAGTTGGCCGAAATGTTCAACAAGCGAATCCTTCGATCCGCAATCGATGAGTCGGAGATGACGCCTCTCAGCGCCGACGTGGACGACGTCTATCTTCGGCTACAGGGCGAAAAGGGAACGTCCGCCGATCGAACGCGGATCAGGCGGCGGCTCGAGCGCGAGGGAATCGACGTTGAGACGCTTCAGTCCGATTTCGTTTCGTATCAGGCGATTCGGTCGTTCCTGAAAGACGATCGGAACGCCGAATACAATCCGAGCCGAGACCCGATCGAGCGGGACAGAGAAAGCATTCAACAACTTCGAAACCGAACGATGCTGGTAACCGAGACGAAACTCGAGGGGTTGGTGAAAAACGACGAGATAACACTGGGCTCCCACGAGATAACGGTCGATATCAACGTCTTCTGTGAGGACTGCGGCCGACAATTTGACGCGATAGAGGTTCTTGATCGGGAAGGTTGTGAATGTAAGCGATAG
- a CDS encoding cupin domain-containing protein, producing MYSKINIEDAEWKTRPGEPAVKTLGHELKVNDEPRPNKMRFNYFHYNEGEVVRRHKQKEQEELFYIERGRGVMEVGGDEFPYEEGDVIVVDEGPWRQITAHEETRIFAVGAPNVRDDAVFENELDEAE from the coding sequence ATGTATTCGAAAATCAATATAGAGGATGCCGAGTGGAAGACAAGACCAGGCGAACCTGCAGTCAAGACGCTCGGTCATGAACTCAAAGTCAACGACGAACCGCGTCCGAATAAGATGCGATTCAACTACTTCCACTACAACGAGGGGGAAGTAGTGCGACGACACAAGCAGAAAGAACAAGAGGAACTGTTCTACATCGAACGAGGACGTGGGGTAATGGAGGTCGGCGGCGACGAATTCCCGTACGAAGAGGGAGACGTGATCGTTGTCGACGAAGGTCCGTGGCGTCAGATCACCGCTCACGAGGAAACGCGCATCTTCGCGGTAGGCGCGCCGAACGTTCGTGACGACGCAGTGTTCGAGAACGAACTCGACGAAGCCGAGTAA
- a CDS encoding amidohydrolase family protein — protein sequence MVVSDGKIIDVWCNVFTTEGTELYYESQAQQVAARIFGKDDMYDPEQGMSADEFVSKMDEHGIDQVFVPALKFGNPDGGMEIDVPHEMVAELASQHPDRIKGMAGINPREGMDGVATLEEYVEDYGFVAALLEPYGWDRPINHRQYYPFYAKCAELGVPVMMQVGHSAMKMPSKMGKPLLLDDIALDFPELDIVGGHTGWPWSKELEALAWKHDNLYLGATAHAPKYWEENVVNFIKSRGRDKVVFGTDYPVLDYPETLEQIDEMGLDPAVERKLLYENARDLFGV from the coding sequence ATGGTAGTAAGCGACGGGAAGATCATCGACGTCTGGTGTAACGTCTTCACCACCGAGGGAACGGAACTGTACTACGAGTCGCAGGCCCAGCAGGTCGCGGCGCGAATCTTCGGGAAGGACGATATGTACGATCCCGAACAGGGAATGTCGGCGGACGAGTTCGTCTCGAAGATGGACGAGCACGGTATCGATCAAGTGTTCGTTCCGGCGCTCAAGTTCGGGAACCCGGACGGCGGCATGGAAATCGACGTCCCCCACGAGATGGTCGCGGAGCTCGCGTCACAGCATCCCGACCGGATCAAGGGAATGGCGGGCATCAACCCGCGAGAGGGGATGGACGGCGTCGCGACGCTCGAGGAGTACGTCGAAGACTACGGATTCGTCGCCGCACTCCTGGAGCCCTACGGCTGGGACCGGCCGATCAACCACCGGCAGTACTACCCCTTCTACGCCAAGTGCGCCGAGCTGGGGGTGCCGGTGATGATGCAGGTCGGCCACTCCGCGATGAAGATGCCGAGCAAGATGGGGAAGCCGCTCCTCCTCGACGACATCGCGCTCGACTTCCCCGAACTCGACATCGTCGGCGGACACACCGGCTGGCCGTGGTCGAAGGAACTCGAGGCGCTCGCGTGGAAACACGACAACCTCTATCTCGGCGCGACCGCCCACGCGCCGAAGTACTGGGAGGAAAACGTTGTGAACTTCATCAAATCGCGGGGCCGCGACAAGGTCGTCTTCGGCACGGACTACCCTGTCCTCGACTATCCGGAAACGCTCGAGCAGATCGACGAGATGGGGCTCGATCCGGCGGTCGAACGGAAACTGCTCTACGAGAACGCTCGGGATCTGTTCGGCGTATAG